The following proteins are encoded in a genomic region of Planococcus lenghuensis:
- a CDS encoding ABC transporter ATP-binding protein, which yields MKTVFSYALPYKKFIIIALLLMLTELAVELLQPFVIARIIDYGIVGGNREAIIAWGAALMLFALTAFLAGIVNSFFAAHTAQSFGFDLREALYRRIQSFSLATFNKFPASGLITRLTSDITMVQNVLYMSLRIMLRAPLLVVGSIIMAFVINAELAVYLVILFPFLLIFLVVMVRKGVTVFARVQKRLDKVNRVNQENLQAVRLIKAYLRGKYESSRFNEVAGLLKTDTVKAFRIMEVVLPVLMFGMNVSLLAVIWIGASRIETGGAQVGELVAIINYATRMTIAFSMFAFIIMAYARAKASSARIKEVLTEEDVREQEAEGTDEALHEGEVVFDHVSFTYPGTQVPVLKDVSFRIRPKEKLAIMGATGSGKSTLLQLLPRFYDVTDGQIEIHGRDVRDWSLRSLRQTIGIVPQQAMLFTGTISDNLSWGKEQAAEPELFQAAQKAQIHETVERFPKGYGTRVGQKGVNLSGGQKQRLSIARALVRKPSILILDDSTSALDVKTEAALWEELEQEHATMLVVTQKVRTALKADRILLLDDGEITAYGTHEELLASSELYRQIAVSQQEEEVNEYV from the coding sequence TTTGCTGCTGATGCTGACTGAGCTTGCGGTTGAATTGCTTCAGCCGTTTGTCATTGCCCGGATCATTGATTACGGGATCGTGGGCGGAAACCGGGAAGCGATCATTGCGTGGGGAGCAGCGCTTATGCTGTTTGCGCTGACTGCTTTTCTGGCGGGTATCGTCAATTCGTTTTTCGCTGCCCACACGGCCCAAAGCTTCGGGTTTGATCTCCGGGAAGCCCTCTATCGGCGCATTCAATCCTTCTCATTGGCCACATTCAATAAATTCCCGGCATCCGGGCTGATCACACGCCTGACCAGCGATATCACGATGGTCCAGAACGTGCTGTATATGAGTCTCCGAATCATGCTCCGGGCACCGCTGCTGGTAGTCGGAAGCATCATCATGGCATTTGTCATCAATGCCGAGCTGGCTGTCTATCTGGTCATTCTTTTTCCATTTTTGCTTATCTTCCTGGTGGTCATGGTCCGCAAGGGTGTCACGGTTTTCGCGCGGGTCCAGAAACGGCTTGATAAAGTGAACCGGGTGAATCAGGAGAATCTGCAGGCTGTCCGGCTCATTAAGGCTTATTTGCGCGGAAAGTATGAATCGAGCCGCTTTAATGAAGTGGCCGGTCTTTTGAAAACAGACACAGTAAAGGCGTTCCGGATCATGGAAGTCGTACTGCCGGTGCTCATGTTCGGGATGAATGTGTCACTTTTGGCGGTCATCTGGATCGGTGCCAGCCGAATTGAAACCGGCGGCGCCCAAGTCGGTGAGCTCGTAGCCATCATCAATTACGCAACCCGGATGACGATCGCATTCTCCATGTTCGCATTCATTATTATGGCTTATGCGCGGGCGAAAGCGTCTTCCGCCCGGATCAAAGAAGTGCTGACAGAAGAGGACGTCCGGGAGCAGGAAGCGGAAGGGACAGATGAAGCGCTGCATGAAGGGGAAGTGGTGTTCGATCATGTATCTTTCACCTACCCTGGAACGCAAGTGCCGGTGCTGAAGGATGTTTCATTCCGTATCCGGCCGAAAGAAAAGCTGGCCATCATGGGGGCGACCGGCTCGGGAAAATCGACGCTCCTGCAACTGCTGCCGCGCTTTTATGATGTCACGGACGGACAGATCGAAATTCACGGCCGTGACGTGCGGGACTGGTCACTCCGGTCGCTCCGGCAGACGATCGGCATTGTGCCGCAGCAGGCCATGCTATTCACCGGGACGATTTCAGATAACCTGTCCTGGGGAAAAGAGCAGGCAGCGGAACCTGAATTGTTCCAGGCTGCCCAAAAAGCGCAGATCCATGAAACGGTGGAACGTTTTCCGAAAGGATACGGGACGCGTGTCGGACAAAAAGGTGTGAACTTGTCCGGCGGGCAGAAGCAGCGCCTGTCGATAGCCCGGGCTCTGGTCCGGAAACCATCCATCCTGATTTTGGATGACTCGACCAGCGCGCTGGACGTGAAGACGGAAGCGGCACTTTGGGAAGAGCTTGAACAGGAACATGCCACCATGCTTGTCGTTACGCAAAAAGTCCGGACTGCATTGAAAGCGGACCGCATTCTGCTCTTAGATGACGGTGAAATCACCGCATATGGCACCCATGAGGAATTGCTGGCATCATCCGAACTGTATCGGCAAATTGCGGTTTCCCAGCAGGAAGAAGAGGTGAATGAGTATGTTTGA